The genome window ACCGGATCGACAGCGGCGGGATGGAGATCGGGGCGCTCACCGCGTTCCTCGCCTATCTGATGCAGATCGTGATGGCGGTGATGATGGCCACCTTCATGTTCATGATGATGCCGCGCGCCGAGGTGTGCGCCGAGCGCATCCAGGAGGTGCTGGACACCGACACGAGCGTGGTGCCGCCGGTGGAGCCCGTACGGGAGCTGCGGCGGCACGGGTTCCTGGAGGTCCGGGGTGCGGGCTTCCGCTATCCGGGTGCCGAGGAGCCGGTGCTCAGGTCGATCGAGGTCGTGGCGCGGCCCGGTGAGACGACCGCCGTCATCGGGTCCACGGGCAGCGGGAAGTCGACGCTGCTCGGGCTGGTGCCCCGGCTGTTCGACGTCACCGAGGGCGAGGTGCTGGTGGACGGCGTCGACGTACGGACGCTCGATCCGCAGCTGCTGGCGAGGACGGTGGGGCTGGTGCCGCAGAAGCCGTATCTCTTCTCGGGGACCGTGGCGACGAATCTGCGGTACGGCAATCCGGACGCCACGGACGAGGAGTTGTGGCACGCGCTGGAGGTGGCGCAGGCCAAGGGGTTCGTGGAGCGGCTGGAGAACGGGCTGGACTCGCCCATCGCGCAGGGCGGGACGAATGTGTCCGGGGGTCAGCGACAGCGGCTCGCGATCGCGCGGACGCTGGTGCAGCGGCCGGAGATCTATCTGTTCGACGATTCGTTCTCCGCGCTCGACTACGCGACGGATGCCGCGCTGCGGGCGGCGCTGGGGCGGGAGACCGCCGAGGCGACCGTGGTGATCGTGGCCCAGCGGGTGGCGACCATCCGGGACGCCGACCGGATCGTCGTCCTCGACGAGGGCCGGGTCGTCGGCGCCGGGCGGCACCACGAGCTGATGGCGGACAACGAGACCTATCGGGAGATCGTCCTCTCCCAGCTCACGGAAGCGGAGGCAGCCTGATGGCCGGGCCGTTGGCACGGATGGCGGGGGCCGGGGCCCCCGATCAGCACTCCATGGACTTCAAGGGGTCCGGGAAACGGCTGCTCGCTCAGTTCAGGCCCGAGCGGTTCACGATGTACGCGATGATCGTGTGCGCGGTGCTCAGCGTCGGGCTCTCGGTGCTCGGGCCGTGGATCCTCGGCAAGGCGACCGACCTCGTGTTCGCGGGGGTCGTCGGGCGGGACATGCCGGCGGGTGCCACCAAGGCCGAGGTCCTGGAGTCCATGCGGGAGCGCGGGGACGGCGGGGTCGCCGACATGCTGGCGGGCACCGACTTCACTCCGGGCAAGGGCATCGATTTCGAGGCCGTGGCAGCAGTTCTTCTGGTTGCCCTCGGCATCTTCCTGGTCGCCGGGCTGCTGATGGCGGCGGCCACCCGGCTCTCCAACCGGGCGATCAACCGGACCGTCTACCACATGCGTGCGGATCTCCAGGCGAAGCTGTCGCGGCTGCCTCTGTCGTACTTCGACCGGCGGCAGCGCGGTGAGGTGCTGAGCCGGGCGACCAACGACATCGACAACATCGGGCAGACGCTTCAGCAGTCCATGGGACAGCTGGTCAACTCGCTCCTCACCATCATCGGTGTGCTGGTGATGATGTTCTGGGTGTCGCCGCTGCTGGCGCTGGTCGCGCTGGTGACCGTACCGGTGTCGTTCCTGATCGCCACGCGGGTCGGCAAGCGGTCGCAGCCGCACTTCGTCGCGCAGTGGCGGGTCACCGGGAAGCTCAACGCGCACATCGAGGAGATGTACACCGGGCACACGCTCGTGAAGGTGTTCGGGCGGCAGGAGGAGTCGGCGCGGCAGTTCGCCGAGGAGAACGAGCGGCTGTACGAGGCCGGGTTCAAGGCCCAGTTCAACAGCGGGATCATGCAGCCGCTGATGTTCTTCGTGTCGAACATCAACTATGTGCTGGTCGCGGTGGTCGGTGGACTGCGGGTCGCTTCGGGGGCCCTGTCCCTCGGTGACGTACAGGCCTTCATCCAGTACTCGCGGCAGTTCTCGATGCCGCTGACGCAGGTCGCCTCGATGGCGAACCTGGTGCAGTCGGGGGTCGCGTCCGCCGAGCGGATCTTCGAACTGCTGGACGCGGAGGAGCAGGAGGCCGACGCGGTGCCCGGGGTGCGGCCGGAGGAGCTGCGGGGGCGGGTGGCGCTGGAGGGGGTGTCCTTCCGGTACGAGGCCGACAAGCCGCTGATCGAGGATCTGTCCCTGGTGGTCGAGCCGGGACACACGGTCGCGATCGTCGGGCCGACCGGGGCCGGGAAGACGACCCTGGTGAACCTGCTGATGCGGTTCTACGAGGTCACCGGGGGCCGGATCACGCTCGACGGCGTCGATGTCGCGTCCATGTCCCGGGACGAACTCCGCGACGGGATAGGGATGGTGCTCCAGGACACCTGGCTGTTCGGGGGGACCATCGCGGAGAACATCGCGTACGGGGCGTCCGCGGCGCGGAAGGTGACCCGGGGGGAGGTCGAGGAGGCGGCTCGGGCCGCGCACGCGGACCGGTTCGTCCGGACGCTGCCGGACGGGTACGACACCGTGATCGACGACGAGGGGAGCGGGGTGAGCGCGGGTGAGAAGCAGCTCATCACGATCGCTCGGGCGTTCCTGTCGGATCCGGTGATCCTGGTGCTGGACGAGGCGACGAGTTCGGTGGACACGCGTACGGAGGTGTTGATCCAGAAGGCGATGGCGAAGCTGGCGCACGGGCGGACGTCGTTCGTGATCGCGCACCGGCTGTCGACGATTCGGGACGCGGACACGATTCTGGTGATGGAGAACGGTTCCATCGTGGAGCAGGGGGCGCACGAGGAGTTGTTGGCCTCGGGTGGGGCGTATGCGCGGCTGTACCGGGCGCAGTTCGCGGAGGCGGTGGCCGAGGTGGACTGAGGGGTGGACCGGCGGGGGGGGTGCGTTGTCGGGGTGCGATGTCGGGGTGCGGGTGCGTGGGGCTGGTCGCGCAGTTCCCCGCGCCCCTGAAAAAGCGGGGCTGCGCCCCTGCTTTTTCACGGCCCGCAGGGCCGTGTCTCTTAGGGACGCGGGGAACTGCGCGACCAGCCCCCACCGAACCCGCAGACGACTACACGCCCCCTCAGTCCAAGTAGCCCCTCAGCTGGTCCGCGAAGGCGTGGTCGCGGAGTTTGTTGAGGGTCTTGGACTCGATCTGCCGTATGCGTTCCCGGGTGACGCCGAAGATGCGGCCGATCTCCTCCAGCGTGCGGGGCCGGCCGTCGGCTAGGCCGTAGCGGAGTTGGACGACCTTGCGTTCGCGTTCGCCGAGGGTGGAGAGGACCACTTCCAGGTGTTCGCGCAGGAGCAAGAACGCGGCCGACTCCGCGGGGCTCGCCGCGTCGCCGTCCTCGATGAGGTCGCCGAGGGCCACGTCGTCCTCCTCGCCGACGGGCGCGTGCAGGGAGACCGGTTCCTGGGCGAGGCGGAGGACCTCGCTGACGCGTTCGGGGGCGAGGTCGAGCTGCGCGGCCACCTCGTCCGGCGTGGGCTCGTAGCCGCGTTCCTGGAGCATGCGGCGTTGGACGCGCACGACCCGGTTGATCAGCTCGACGACGTGGACCGGGACCCGGATCGTACGGGCCTGGTCGGCGAGCGCGCGGGACATGGCCTGGCGGATCCACCAGGTCGCGTAGGTGGAGAACTTGTAGCCGCGGGCGTAGTCGAACTTCTCGACGGCCCGGATGAGGCCCAGGTTCCCTTCCTGGACCAGGTCGAGCATGGTCAGACCGCGGCCCACGTAACGCTTCGCCACCGACACCACGAGCCGTAGGTTCGCCTCGATGAGGCGGCGCTTGGCCATCCGGCCCATGACGACCAGTTTGTCGAGGTCCAGGGCGAGTTGGCTGTCGAGGTCGGGGGCGCTGCCGAGGCGTTCCTCGGCGAAGAGGCCGGCCTCGACGCGGCGGGCCAGTTCCACTTCCTCCACGGCCGTCAGCAGGGGGATGCGGCCGATCTCGCGCAGGTACTGGCGGAAGAGGTCGGAGGACGGGCCGCTGGTGTCCGGGCGGGCGCGCGGCGGTTCGACGGGCTCGGGCGGCTCGGCCGTCTCGACGGCCTCGACCACCGCGCCCGGTGGTTCGTCCGGGTCGGGCGGGCCGTCGGGCGTCGCCTCGGGGTGGTGCGCGGCACGGCTCTGGGCGGGCACCGCGGTGATGACGTCGGGCTCCGCGTCCGGCTCCGCGCCGTCCGTACCGATGGCCGTACCGGTGTCGTTCTGTATGAGGGTCTGGGTCTGCACGGGGGCGACCTCCAGGAATGTCGCTGCCAGGGCGTACGGCAGCGGTACGTCTGGGATGGCGCGGGCGGCCTCTCCGCCGTCCATCCCGTACTCGTCGAGTGGAACCGCGGGGATCTCGGACCCATGGGGGACGGGTCGGCCGCGCTCCGAGGACTCAGGCACCGGAACCCAGTGTGGAGTACGACACACAGCCGCTACGAGGGGCGTGCGGTGACTTTTTGCGTCCGGTCCGTGACCTCACGGTTACTGTGCCGTACGAGTGCGCTGCCGGGAGGGCCCTAAACCGCTTGAAGGTCGTGGCGAACGGGGTGGCTCCGGCGTGGGATTGGCAAGTGCGCCGGGGACGTTCACGCCCGGGGCGCGCGTCGGCCCCGCCTCAGAGCGCCTCCGCGCCCCGCTCTCGCAACGCCTGGTCGTACTGCTGGAGCACCCACAACTCGTTCTGTACGGCGGCCAGCTGGGCCGGGTCTCCCTGGGCGGTGGCCCGCGCCAGGCTGCCCTGGACGTCGCGCACCCGGCGCTCGACGGCCCGGCGGCGCACGGTGACCAGCTGCGCGCCCGCGTACACGTCGTCGACCGTCTTGCGCATGATCGCCTCGACGGCCAGCTCGGTCACCATGGCCCGCACGGTGTCGTCCGGTGCCGCCTCGCGGACCCGGACCAGATACTCCTGGGGGTCCTCGGCGCCGTACTCGACGCCGCCCGCCTCGATGATCGTCTCGCGGACGGCCGCGTACGGGGCGGCGGTGAACTCGTCGACGCCGTACGCGTCGAAGGCGGGGGCGACCAGCTCCGGGCGCTGGAGGGCGAGTTTGAGGAGTTCGCGCTCGGTGGCGAAGACCGGGTTGCGCAGGGTGAGGGCGGGGCCGGAGGGGGGCCGGGCGGTGGATTCGTACGGCTGCGACGAGCGCTGCGCGGCGGGGGCGGGGCCCTGGCCGCCGCGGTCGCGGGCCCAGCGGGCGAGCTGGGCGACGCGCTTGACGACGAACTGGGTGTCGAGGATGCCGAGCATGCCGGCGAGCTGCACGGCGACCTCGTGCTGGGCGCCGCTGTTCTTGATGCGGGCCACGACGGGCGCGGCCTCGTCGAGGGCGGAGGCGCGGCCCGCCGGGGTCTCCAGGTCGTAGCGGGCGACGATCTGGCGGAGGGCGAACTCGAAGAGCGGGGTGCGGGGTTCGGTCAGCTCCGCGACCGCGTCGTCGCCCTTGGCGAGGCGCAGCTCGCACGGGTCCATGCCGTCGGGCGCGATCGCGATATAGGTCTCGGCGGCGAACTTCTGGTCGTCCTCGAAGGCGCGCAGGGCCGCCTTCTGGCCGGCCGCGTCGCCGTCGAAGGTGAAGATCACGCGGGCGCTGCCGTTGTCCATCAGCAGCCGGCGGAGGATCTTGATGTGTTCGCCGCCGAAGGCCGTGCCGCAGGTGGCGATGGCCGTGGTCACGCCGGCGAGATGGCAGGCCATGACGTCCGTGTAGCCCTCGACGACGACGGCCCGGCTGGCCTTGGCGATGTCCTTCTTGGCGAGGTCGATGCCGTACAGGACCTGGGACTTGCGGTAGATCGCCGTGTCCGGGGTGTTGAGGTACTTGGGGCCGGTGTCCGCCTCGTAGAGCTTGCGGGCGCCGAAGCCGACGACATCGCCGCCGATGTCGCGGATCGGCCACATCAGACGGCCCCGGAAGCGGTCGATGGGGCTGCGGCGGCTCTCCTGCGACAGCCCGGACAGGAGCAGCTCCTTGTCCGTGAAGCCCTTGCCGCGGAGGTACTTGGTGAGGTGGTCCCAGCCCTGGGGGCTGTAGCCGACGCCGAAGTGGACGGCGGCGGACTGGTCGAAGCCGCGCTCGGCGAGGAAGATCCGGCCCGTGTCGGCCTCGGGGCTGGTGGCCAGCTGTTCCGCGTACCACTCGGCGGCGATCTTGTGCGCCTCGACCAGCCGGATCCGCTCACCGCGCTGGTGGGAGGGGTTGTACCCGCCCTCCTCGTAGCGCAGGGTGATGCCCGCCTGGCCCGCGAGGCGCTCGACGGCCTCCGAGAAGGACAGGTGGTCGACCTTCATCACGAACGTGATGGTGTCGCCGCCCTCCTGGCAGCCGAAGCAGTGGAAGAGTCCCTTGCTCGGGCTGACCTGGAACGACGGCGACTTCTCGTCGTGGAACGGGCAGAGGCCCTTGAGGTTCCCGCCGCCCGCGTTCCGCAGCTGGAGGTACTCGGACACCACGGCGTCGATCGGGACCGCGTCCCGAACCGCCTTCACGTCCTCGTCGTTGATCCGTCCAGCCACGCGGCGATTCTACGGTCACCTACTGACATGGCTGCGCTGCGGAAGGGGCGCGGGGCTGTTTCGACATGCGGCTCCGCCGCGTGGGCGCGAGCAACCACGAACCACCCGCGCTCGCCCGCGCGCCCCACCCCGCAGACGCCTAGGCGGTCAGACTCTCCAACGGAACCTGGGGATTCGACAGCGCGTCCACATCCACCCGCGCCCGGGAGCGGATCAGTTTCTGGATCGGCTCAGTGACATCCCACACGTTCACATTCATCCCGGCCAGCACCCGCCCCTCCTTCACCCAGAACGCGATGAACTCCCGCTTCCCCGCGTCCCCCCGGATCAGCACCTGGTCGTAGGACCCGGGCGGCGCCCAGCCCGAGTACTCCATCCCCAGGTCGTACTGGTCGGAGAAGAAGTAGGGCACCCGGTCGTAGGTGACGTCCTTGTCGAGCATCGAGCGGGCGGCGGCCGGTCCGCCGTTGAGCGCGTTGGCCCAGTGCTCCACCCGCAGCCGGGTGTCGAACAGGGCGTGCGGGAAGGAGACGACGTCACCGGCGGCGTAGACGGAGGGGTCGGACGTCCGCAGGCCCGCGTCGACGGCGATGCCGCCGCCGTACGCGCGGTCGGCGATCTCCAGCCCCGCCGCCTCGGCGAGACCGACGCGCGGGGCGGCGCCGATGGCCGCGAGGACGTCGTGCGCCGGGTGCTCCTCCCCCGTGTCCGTGCGGGCCGCGAGGACCATGCCGTCCTGGCCGACGATCTCCGTGAGCCGGGCGCCGAAGTGGAAGCGGACGCCGTGCTCGCGGTGCAGCTCGGCGAAGAGGTTGCCCAGCTCGGGGCCGAGGACGCCGTGCAGCGGCGTCGGCTCGGGCTCGACGACGGTGACCTCCGCGCCGTACTCGCGGGCCGCCGCCGCCACCTCCAGACCGATCCAGCCGGCGCCCGCGACCACGAGGTGGCCGTTGTCCCGGCCGAGCGCGGCGAGGACGCCCTTGAGGCGCTCGGCGTGGGCGAGGCGGCGCAGATGGTGGACGCCCGCGAGATCGGTGCCCGGGATGTCCAGCCGGCGGGGCTCGGCGCCGGTGGCGATCAGCAGCTTGTCGTAGTGGACGAGGGTGCCGTCGTCGCCGAAGCGGACGGTCTTCGCCGTACGGTCGATCGCGTCGACGGTCTGGCCGAGGTGCAGCTCGATGTCGTTGCGCGCGTACCAGGACGGTTCGTGGACGAAGACGCTGTCGCGCTCCTCCTTGCCGAGCAGATAGCCCTTGGAGAGCGGCGGGCGCTCGTAGGGGTGGTCCCGTTCGTCGCAGATCAGTATCACGCGGCCGGTGAAGCCCTCCGCTCGGAGCGTCTCGGCCGCCTTCGCGCCGGCGAGACCGCCTCCGACGATGACGAATGTCTGATCCGCGTCGACCACTTGATGCCTCCTCTTAAGGGTGCGTCCACATGCGAGCGTCCCGCACACAGCGTGATGCGGGAAGAGGTAGTGACCCGATCAGGCCACGCAGGGTCACGTGTGAGTCATATCCCGTCCATCCCTGTCACATCCGGCGCATCCCTCACGTCCGTCCGGTCAGTCTCGCGTGGAGTGTGCGGGCGGAGGGGTCGGTGAGCGAGGCGATCTGGTCGACGATCACCCGCTTGCGGGCACGGTCGTCCGCCGCCGTGTCGAACAGCGCGCGGAACTGGGGTTCGAGTCCCTCCGGCGCGCGGGCGGTGAGCGCCTCGGCGAGTTCGGCGACGACGATCCGCTGGTCGGCGCGGAGCCGCTCCTGCTCGGCCCGCTGCATCACATAGCGGTCGGCGACGGCCTTGAGGACCGCGCACTCCAGCCGCGCCTCGCGCGGGACGACCAGTTCGGCGGCGTACCGGGTGAGCGGGCCGTTGCCGTACGCCTGCCGGGTGGCGCCCTCGGCGGCGAGGCAGAAGCGGCCGATGAGCTGGCTGGTGGCGTCCTTCAACCGGGCCTGGGCGACGGCCGTTCCGTCGTAGCCGTGCGGCCACCACTCCTGGTCGAGGAGACGGTCGAGGGCCTCGCCGAGTTCGGCCGGGTCGGTGTCGGCGGGCACGTACCGGCCGCGGGCGACCTCGAACACCGCCTGGCGTTCGGGCTCCGCGTGCAGGCAGTTGGGGTCGATGTGGCCCGCGTGGAGGCCGTCCTCGACGTCGTGCACGGAGTACGCCACGTCGTCGGACCAGTCCATCACCTGGGCCTCGAAGGTGGTGCTGGTGCCGGGGGCGTCCTTGCGGACCCAGTCGAAGACGGGGCGGTCGTCGTCGTACACGCCGAACTTCGGGGACCCGGGGTCGGTGGGGTGACCGCCGCGCGGCCAGGGGTACTTGGTGGCGGCGTCCAGGGCGGCCCGGGTGAGGTTCAGGCCGACGCTGACGAGTTCGCCGGTGGGGTCCGACCGGACGAAGCGCTTGGGTTCGATGCGGGTGAGGAGGCGCAGGGACTGGGCGTTGCCCTCGAAGCCTCCGCAGTCCTCGGCGAACTCGTTCAGCGCCTGTTCGCCGTTGTGACCGAACGGGGGGTGGCCGAGGTCGTGGGAGAGGCAGGCCGCCTCCACGAGGTCGGGGTCGCAGCCGAGGGCGGCGCCCAGCTCGCGGCCGACCTGGGCGCACTCCAGGGAGTGGGTCAGGCGGGTGCGGGGGCTGGCGTCCCAGGTGTGGGTGCGGGTGCCGGGGGTGACGACCTGGGTCTTGCCGGCGAGTCTGCGCAGGGCCGAGGAGTGCAGGACGCGGGCGCGGTCGCGTTGGAAGGCGGTGCGGCCGGGGCGTTTGTCGGGCTCCGGGGCGTAGCGCTCCGCGGAGGGCGGGTCGTAGGTGGGCGGGGTGTCGTGGCTTGTCGGGGTGTGGTGGTCGGGGGGTGCGGTGCCTTCCATGATTCGACAGTACGGGGAGGGTGTGACAAATGGGTGCCTACTCGTCTGCCGGGGACTGTTCTTTGGCGGGTACGGGTGCGTCGTGGCTGGTCGCGCGGTTCCCCGCGCCCCTTCGGGGCGCTCCTCTACGCCGATGCCAGCAGCGGCAGTGGCCTCGTGCTGGTCGTCAGGGACTCGTCGTAGCGGTGGAGTATCAGGTTCGCCATCGCGGGGTGTGTGCCCAGGGGGGCCGATGTGATCCAGGGGGCCGCTTCCGCGCATTCGCGGGCGAAGCGGCCGGGGGCCGTGAAGTAGGAGGCGACGGCTATGCGGGTGTGGCCGCGGGCGGTGAGGGTGCGGACGGCTTCGGGGACCGTGGGGGTGGCGGCGGAGGCGTAGGCGGGGAGGACGGGGACGCCGAGGCGGTCGGCGAGGAGTCGGGCCGTGCGGCCGGTGTCCTCGGCGGCCTCGGGGTCGCGGGAGCCGGCGGCGGCCAGGACGACGGCGCTGGTGCGGCGGGTGGCGTCGTCCACGCGCGTGCGCCAGCCGGCCTCGACGAGACGGGTGTGCAGGGTCTCCACGAGGAGGGGGTGCGGGCCCAGGGGGGCGGCCAGGCGGGTGCGGGCGCCGGAGGCCGCGGCCATCTCGGGGATGTCCTGCTTGACGTGGTAGCCACGGCTGAGGAGGAGGGGGACGAGGACCGCCTCCCGGTCGCCGAGCGCGGCGAGGGTGTCGGGGAGCAGGGGTTCGTTCAGCTCGATGTGGCCGAGGCGCACGGAGAGGCCGGGGCGCTGTGCGCGGACGCGCTCCATGAGGGCGCGCACGGTCGCCAGCGCGCGCGGGTCGCGGCTGCCGTGCGCCACGAGGACGAGTGCCGGTGCGGCGGGGCGCCGGGTTCCGTCGCGGGAGACGCGGCGGAGCTGGGTGGCCAACTGGTCGGTGATCAGGTTCATGATGTGCGCCGTACTGTCGAGGTCCGCGTTCGACTTGCTCGTCGTCGCCGTCATGGATCGATGGTGCCGGGGGGAGGTTGCCTGCCCGTTGCACGGTGGTCACGGGTCTTTTCCGGCAGTTCACCGTGCGGGGTGGGGCTGTGTGAACCACTGTGACCTGGTTCTTCTCCTCGTTCGAGTGAAGCTTGTCACGCCGGGCGGTGAACCGGAGCGATGCGGATGACGTCTTCGTTGGGCGGGATGACGGGTGCGATGGGGGCCCGTCGGAAACAAGCAGGACACACAGGACACCCCTGTGGGTCCGGGAGACGGGGGCCTCGGTGGGGCGTATCAGGCGGGTCGCGCGCGGGGTCCGGCTGCCGCGTACGCGGACCGGGCGGCGGCGGGCCGCGCAGGCGGTGATGGTGCTGTGCGCGCTGGCGCTGCTGCCCTCGACGTGGATGTTCACGGCGGCCGGTGACCGGCTGCGGACCACGGCCGACGTGCCGCGCACCGAGGTCGCGGTGGTCTTCGGCGCGGGGCTGTGGCAGGGCGAGCCGTCCCCGTATCTCGCGCGGCGGCTGGACGCGGCGGCCGAGCTGTACCGGACGGGCCGGATCAAGGTGGTGCTGGTCACCGGGGACAACAGCCGCGAGGAGTACGACGAGCCGGACGCGATGCGCGGCTATCTCACCGAGCACGGGGTGCCGGACGACCGCGTCGTCAGCGACTACGCCGGGTTCGACACCTGGGACTCCTGCGTCCGCGCCAAGAAGATCTTCGGGGTGGACCGGGCGGTGCTGATCAGCCAGGGCTTCCACATACGCCGGGCGGTCGCGCTGTGCCAGGAGGCGGGCGTCGAGTCGTACGGCGTCGGGGTGCAGGACCGGCACGACGGGACCTGGTACTACGGGGCGACCCGGGAGCTGTTCGCGGCGGGCAAGGCCTCCCTGGACGCCCTCTTCGAACCGGACCCCCGCTTCCTCGGACCGCAGGAAACGGGGGTCTCGGCGGCGCTCGCCTCGGCGGGTTAGCGGGTCGGCGCGTCAGTGCTTGACGGTGCCCCAGGTGCCCTGGTCCACGGCGCAGCCCCACTTCTTGCCGTCCGTGGTCTTGCCGTAGACGGCGAACTTCACCTCGTACAGGTCGGTGCGCAGCATGCGGGTGCTGACCTTGAACGCGGCGCTCTTGCCGGGCTTCAGGGTCTTCGCGGCGACCTTGACGATCTGGTTGGTCTTCTGGGTGATGCGGGCGCCCTTGGTCGTCACCGTGGCCTTGCCGAAGCGGAGGCTCTTGGTGTTGGTCACCTTCAGGCTGACGTCCTTGAACGTCACCTTCTTGCTGGAGTTCGTGAGACCGAAGCGGAGGCCGCCGTTGGTCACCCAGTTGTTGTTGTCGACGTAGAACTTCTTCAGGTAGGTGATCTTGATCGGGCAGCTCGCGGCGGCCTGTGCCTCGACGGACCCGGTGGGCGCCGTGGACGCGGCGGACGCGGCACCGGCCAGGCCCAGCTGGGCGGCGGTCAGAGCGCCGGCGGCTCCGAGGACGGCGACGGTGGTGCGCATACGGTTCACTTGGTGGTTCCTCTTCCCCCTACGGCCCTCGCACGGGCCACGTGACAGGACGTGCGCCGCACGGGGCTCACGGCACGACCCCCGTTGTCTGTGGCGCCCGTAGTTCTTAGCACGCCGACG of Streptomyces phaeolivaceus contains these proteins:
- a CDS encoding ABC transporter ATP-binding protein — its product is MLIRLLRSHLRPYRTPIALLVLLQFVQTCATLYLPTLNADIIDQGVVRGDTGYILSFGALMVGISLVQVVCNIGAVYYGARTASAVGRDIRAAVFDRVQSFSAREVGHFGAPSLITRTTNDVQQVQMLVLMTFTLVVSAPIMCVGGIVLALGLDVPLSGVLLAVVPVLGISVSLIVRRLRPLFRTMQERLDTVNRVLREQITGNRVIRAFVRDDYEKDRFRKANAELTDVSLGTGRMLALMFPIVMTVINLSSIAVVWFGAHRIDSGGMEIGALTAFLAYLMQIVMAVMMATFMFMMMPRAEVCAERIQEVLDTDTSVVPPVEPVRELRRHGFLEVRGAGFRYPGAEEPVLRSIEVVARPGETTAVIGSTGSGKSTLLGLVPRLFDVTEGEVLVDGVDVRTLDPQLLARTVGLVPQKPYLFSGTVATNLRYGNPDATDEELWHALEVAQAKGFVERLENGLDSPIAQGGTNVSGGQRQRLAIARTLVQRPEIYLFDDSFSALDYATDAALRAALGRETAEATVVIVAQRVATIRDADRIVVLDEGRVVGAGRHHELMADNETYREIVLSQLTEAEAA
- a CDS encoding RNA polymerase sigma factor, which codes for MPESSERGRPVPHGSEIPAVPLDEYGMDGGEAARAIPDVPLPYALAATFLEVAPVQTQTLIQNDTGTAIGTDGAEPDAEPDVITAVPAQSRAAHHPEATPDGPPDPDEPPGAVVEAVETAEPPEPVEPPRARPDTSGPSSDLFRQYLREIGRIPLLTAVEEVELARRVEAGLFAEERLGSAPDLDSQLALDLDKLVVMGRMAKRRLIEANLRLVVSVAKRYVGRGLTMLDLVQEGNLGLIRAVEKFDYARGYKFSTYATWWIRQAMSRALADQARTIRVPVHVVELINRVVRVQRRMLQERGYEPTPDEVAAQLDLAPERVSEVLRLAQEPVSLHAPVGEEDDVALGDLIEDGDAASPAESAAFLLLREHLEVVLSTLGERERKVVQLRYGLADGRPRTLEEIGRIFGVTRERIRQIESKTLNKLRDHAFADQLRGYLD
- the dnaG gene encoding DNA primase, yielding MAGRINDEDVKAVRDAVPIDAVVSEYLQLRNAGGGNLKGLCPFHDEKSPSFQVSPSKGLFHCFGCQEGGDTITFVMKVDHLSFSEAVERLAGQAGITLRYEEGGYNPSHQRGERIRLVEAHKIAAEWYAEQLATSPEADTGRIFLAERGFDQSAAVHFGVGYSPQGWDHLTKYLRGKGFTDKELLLSGLSQESRRSPIDRFRGRLMWPIRDIGGDVVGFGARKLYEADTGPKYLNTPDTAIYRKSQVLYGIDLAKKDIAKASRAVVVEGYTDVMACHLAGVTTAIATCGTAFGGEHIKILRRLLMDNGSARVIFTFDGDAAGQKAALRAFEDDQKFAAETYIAIAPDGMDPCELRLAKGDDAVAELTEPRTPLFEFALRQIVARYDLETPAGRASALDEAAPVVARIKNSGAQHEVAVQLAGMLGILDTQFVVKRVAQLARWARDRGGQGPAPAAQRSSQPYESTARPPSGPALTLRNPVFATERELLKLALQRPELVAPAFDAYGVDEFTAAPYAAVRETIIEAGGVEYGAEDPQEYLVRVREAAPDDTVRAMVTELAVEAIMRKTVDDVYAGAQLVTVRRRAVERRVRDVQGSLARATAQGDPAQLAAVQNELWVLQQYDQALRERGAEAL
- a CDS encoding sirohydrochlorin chelatase, which codes for MTATTSKSNADLDSTAHIMNLITDQLATQLRRVSRDGTRRPAAPALVLVAHGSRDPRALATVRALMERVRAQRPGLSVRLGHIELNEPLLPDTLAALGDREAVLVPLLLSRGYHVKQDIPEMAAASGARTRLAAPLGPHPLLVETLHTRLVEAGWRTRVDDATRRTSAVVLAAAGSRDPEAAEDTGRTARLLADRLGVPVLPAYASAATPTVPEAVRTLTARGHTRIAVASYFTAPGRFARECAEAAPWITSAPLGTHPAMANLILHRYDESLTTSTRPLPLLASA
- a CDS encoding deoxyguanosinetriphosphate triphosphohydrolase, encoding MEGTAPPDHHTPTSHDTPPTYDPPSAERYAPEPDKRPGRTAFQRDRARVLHSSALRRLAGKTQVVTPGTRTHTWDASPRTRLTHSLECAQVGRELGAALGCDPDLVEAACLSHDLGHPPFGHNGEQALNEFAEDCGGFEGNAQSLRLLTRIEPKRFVRSDPTGELVSVGLNLTRAALDAATKYPWPRGGHPTDPGSPKFGVYDDDRPVFDWVRKDAPGTSTTFEAQVMDWSDDVAYSVHDVEDGLHAGHIDPNCLHAEPERQAVFEVARGRYVPADTDPAELGEALDRLLDQEWWPHGYDGTAVAQARLKDATSQLIGRFCLAAEGATRQAYGNGPLTRYAAELVVPREARLECAVLKAVADRYVMQRAEQERLRADQRIVVAELAEALTARAPEGLEPQFRALFDTAADDRARKRVIVDQIASLTDPSARTLHARLTGRT
- a CDS encoding ABC transporter ATP-binding protein produces the protein MAGPLARMAGAGAPDQHSMDFKGSGKRLLAQFRPERFTMYAMIVCAVLSVGLSVLGPWILGKATDLVFAGVVGRDMPAGATKAEVLESMRERGDGGVADMLAGTDFTPGKGIDFEAVAAVLLVALGIFLVAGLLMAAATRLSNRAINRTVYHMRADLQAKLSRLPLSYFDRRQRGEVLSRATNDIDNIGQTLQQSMGQLVNSLLTIIGVLVMMFWVSPLLALVALVTVPVSFLIATRVGKRSQPHFVAQWRVTGKLNAHIEEMYTGHTLVKVFGRQEESARQFAEENERLYEAGFKAQFNSGIMQPLMFFVSNINYVLVAVVGGLRVASGALSLGDVQAFIQYSRQFSMPLTQVASMANLVQSGVASAERIFELLDAEEQEADAVPGVRPEELRGRVALEGVSFRYEADKPLIEDLSLVVEPGHTVAIVGPTGAGKTTLVNLLMRFYEVTGGRITLDGVDVASMSRDELRDGIGMVLQDTWLFGGTIAENIAYGASAARKVTRGEVEEAARAAHADRFVRTLPDGYDTVIDDEGSGVSAGEKQLITIARAFLSDPVILVLDEATSSVDTRTEVLIQKAMAKLAHGRTSFVIAHRLSTIRDADTILVMENGSIVEQGAHEELLASGGAYARLYRAQFAEAVAEVD
- a CDS encoding NAD(P)/FAD-dependent oxidoreductase yields the protein MVDADQTFVIVGGGLAGAKAAETLRAEGFTGRVILICDERDHPYERPPLSKGYLLGKEERDSVFVHEPSWYARNDIELHLGQTVDAIDRTAKTVRFGDDGTLVHYDKLLIATGAEPRRLDIPGTDLAGVHHLRRLAHAERLKGVLAALGRDNGHLVVAGAGWIGLEVAAAAREYGAEVTVVEPEPTPLHGVLGPELGNLFAELHREHGVRFHFGARLTEIVGQDGMVLAARTDTGEEHPAHDVLAAIGAAPRVGLAEAAGLEIADRAYGGGIAVDAGLRTSDPSVYAAGDVVSFPHALFDTRLRVEHWANALNGGPAAARSMLDKDVTYDRVPYFFSDQYDLGMEYSGWAPPGSYDQVLIRGDAGKREFIAFWVKEGRVLAGMNVNVWDVTEPIQKLIRSRARVDVDALSNPQVPLESLTA